In the genome of Chaetodon auriga isolate fChaAug3 chromosome 15, fChaAug3.hap1, whole genome shotgun sequence, one region contains:
- the yipf5 gene encoding protein YIPF5 has product MSGFDNFNTDFYQSSYSVDEQSQGGQAGYGYNNAENPYNKPYGQYDYSQPMGYSSPGMMQPQQPYTGQIFQPTQTYTPSPSQSMYSSSFDDEPPLLEELGINFDHIWQKTLTVLHPMKVADGSIMNETDLAGPMVFCLAFGATLLLSGKIQFGYVYGISAIGCLGMYCLLNLMSMTGVSFGCVASVLGYCLLPMILLSSFGVLFSLQGMVGIVLTAAIIGWCSFSASKIFISALAMDGQQLLVAYPCALLYGVFALISVF; this is encoded by the exons ATGTCAGGGTTTGACAATTTCAACACAGACTTTTACCAGTCCAGCTACAGTGTAGATGAGCAAAGCCAGGGCGGCCAGGCCGGCTATGGCTACAACAACGCTGAAAACCCCTACAACAA GCCATATGGTCAGTATGACTACTCCCAGCCGATGGGCTACTCTTCCCCGGGGATGATGCAGCCCCAGCAGCCCTACACAGGACAAATCTTTCAGCCCACACAGACTTACACTCCATCTCCATCACAATCCATGTACAGTAGCAGCTTTGACGATGAGCCGCCGCTGCTAGAAG AATTAGGAATCAACTTCGACCACATCTGGCAGAAGACCCTGACGGTGCTCCATCCAATGAAGGTGGCGGACGGCAGCATCATGAACGAGACAGACCTGGCTGGCCCCATGGTCTTCTGCTTGGCCTTCGGAGCGACACTTCTTCTG TCAGGTAAGATCCAGTTTGGCTATGTGTACGGTATCAGTGCGATCGGCTGCCTCGGCATGTACTGTCTACTCAACCTAATGAGTATGACGGGCGTCTCCTTCGGCTGTGTGGCCAGCGTGCTGGGATACTGCCTCCTCCCAATGATCCTCCTCTCCAGCTTTGGAGTCCTCTTCTCTTTACA GGGCATGGTGGGGATTGTATTAACGGCAGCAATCATTGGCTGGTGCAGTTTCTCAGCCTCAAAGATCTTCATCTCGGCATTAGCGATGGATGGGCAGCAGCTGTTAGTTGCTTACCCCTGTGCTCTCCTATACGGGGTCTTTGCACTCATCTCTGTcttctaa